The following coding sequences lie in one Arachis ipaensis cultivar K30076 chromosome B03, Araip1.1, whole genome shotgun sequence genomic window:
- the LOC107628934 gene encoding non-legume hemoglobin-like isoform X1, translated as MALTAQQESLIVNSWDMLKNDSADHGLKFFLKIFSAAPEATALFSYLKDSSVPLDQNPKLKTHATLVFVMIAETAIQLRKTGKVNVGESNLKHLGAVHLKLGVTHAHFALAKAALLETIKEGVPCIWSTALSDAWGVAYDHLVAAIKAEMK; from the exons ATGGCACTCACTGCACAGCAAGAATCCCTCATTGTCAACTCATGGGATATGCTCAAGAACGATTCCGCAGACCACGGCCTCAAATTTTTCTTGAA AATATTCAGTGCTGCACCAGAAGCAACGGCATTGTTCTCATATTTGAAAGATTCAAGTGTTCCTTTGGACCAAAACCCCAAGCTCAAGACACATGCTACTCTTGTATTTGTCATG ATTGCTGAAACAGCTATTCAATTGCGAAAGACTGGAAAAGTCAATGTGGgagaatcaaacttaaaacatttgGGAGCTGTTCATTTAAAATTGGGTGTCACACATGCACACTTTGCG ttggCAAAGGCGGCACTTTTGGAGACAATAAAAGAAGGGGTACCATGCATTTGGTCAACGGCATTGAGTGATGCATGGGGAGTAGCTTATGATCATCTTGTTGCTGCTATCAAAGCTGAGATGAAGTAG
- the LOC107628933 gene encoding non-legume hemoglobin-like, producing the protein MAFTAEQESLVVNSWNVLKNNSADHGLKFFLKIFSAAPEAKPLFSYLRDTSVPLEQNPKLKTHANLVFVMIAESAIQLRKAGKVTVGESNLKHLGVVHLKLGIQDAHFAVAKSALLETIKEGVGEQWSAALSDAWGVAYDQLVAAIKAEMK; encoded by the exons ATGGCATTCACGGCAGAGCAAGAATCCCTCGTGGTGAACTCATGGAATGTTCTCAAGAACAATTCTGCGGACCACGGTCTCAAGTTTTTCTTGaa aATATTCAGTGCTGCCCCAGAAGCAAAGCCATTGTTCTCATATTTGAGAGATACAAGTGTTCCTTTGGAGCAAAACCCTAAGCTTAAGACACATGCCAACCTTGTCTTTGTCATG ATTGCTGAATCCGCAATTCAACTACGAAAAGCTGGAAAAGTGACGGTTGGAGAATCAAACTTGAAACATTTAGGCGTTGTTCATCTCAAACTTGGTATTCAAGATGCACACTTTGCG gtgGCAAAATCGGCACTTTTGGAGACTATAAAAGAAGGAGTTGGTGAACAATGGTCAGCAGCATTGAGCGATGCATGGGGAGTGGCTTATGATCAATTGGTTGCTGCCATCAAAGCTGAAATGAAGTAG
- the LOC107628934 gene encoding non-legume hemoglobin-like isoform X3, with the protein MALTAQQESLIVNSWDMLKNDSADHGLKFFLKIFSAAPAATALFSYLKDSKVPLDQNPKLKTHATIVFVMIGESAIQLRKTGKAMDESDLKHLGAVHFKFGVLHEHFQVAKKALLETIKEGAGELWSPALSNAWGVAYDHLVASIESQIK; encoded by the exons ATGGCACTCACTGCACAGCAAGAATCCCTCATTGTCAACTCATGGGATATGCTCAAGAACGATTCCGCAGACCACGGCCTCAAATTTTTCTTGAA AATATTTAGTGCTGCTCCAGCAGCTACTGCATTGTTCTCATATTTGAAAGACTCAAAGGTTCCGTTGGACCAAAATCCTAAGCTCAAGACTCATGCCACCATTGTTTTTGTCATG ATTGGTGAATCAGCAATTCAACTCAGAAAAACTGGAAAAGCCATGGATGAATCTGACTTGAAACATTTAGGTGCTGTTCATTTCAAATTTGGTGTACTACATGAGCATTTCCAG GTGGCAAAGAAGGCACTGTTGGAGACAATAAAAGAAGGAGCAGGTGAATTATGGTCACCGGCACTCAGCAATGCATGGGGAGTAGCTTATGATCACCTTGTTGCATCCATTGAATctcaaattaaatga
- the LOC107628936 gene encoding glutamate-1-semialdehyde 2,1-aminomutase, chloroplastic: MAAATAISGVGLTLGISTSTVRSRTSLVTMAVSLDEKTNKSLTLTKSQEAFTAAKELMPGGVNSPVRAFKSVGGQPIVIDSVKGSRMTDIDGNEYIDYVGSWGPAIIGHADDQVLAALSETMKKGTSFGAPCLLENSLAKMVISAVPSIEMVRFVNSGTEACMGVLRLARAYTGNEKIIKFEGCYHGHADPFLVKAGSGVATLGLPDSPGVPKGATYETLTAPFNDLSAVEKLFEDNKGEIAAVMLEPVVGNSGFIPPKSDFLSFLRKITKENNSLLIFDEVMTGFRLAYGGAQEYFGITPDLTTLGKIIGGGLPVGAYGGRRDIMEMVAPAGPMYQAGTLSGNPLAMTAGIQTLKRIKEAGTYEYLDKITGELVRGIVEAGKKAGHAICGGHISGMFGFFFTEGPVYNFADAKKSDTAKFAKFYWGMLAQGVYLAPSQFEAGFTSLAHSPDDIEKTIAAAEKVFREI, translated from the exons aTGGCTGCTGCCACCGCCATTTCAGGAGTTGGCCTGACCTTAGGGATTTCCACCTCCACGGTTCGGAGTCGGACTTCATTGGTCACAATGGCCGTGTCTTTGGACGAGAAGACCAACAAGTCTCTCACACTAACTAAGTCCCAAGAAGCTTTCACTGCTGCCAAG GAATTGATGCCCGGAGGAGTGAACTCCCCCGTTCGTGCCTTTAAGTCGGTGGGAGGGCAACCAATAGTGATTGATTCAGTGAAAGGATCTCGCATGACGGATATCGATGGCAATGAGTACATTGACTACGTAGGTTCCTGGGGCCCTGCTATCATTGGTCATGCCGACGATCAGGTGCTTGCAGCTCTATCTGAAACAATGAAGAAGGGAACCAGTTTCGGTGCACCTTGTCTTCTGGAGAATTCCTTGGCTAAGATGGTTATTTCTGCAGTACCCAGCATTGAAATGGTTCGGTTTGTTAATTCAGGCACCGAAGCTTGCATGGGTGTGCTCCGTCTGGCTCGAGCTTATACCGGAAATGAGAAGATCATAAAATTTGAAGGATGTTATCATGGGCATGCGGATCCTTTTCTTGTTAAGGCAGGTAGTGGAGTTGCGACTTTAGGACTTCCTGACTCCCCTGGTGTCCCTAAAGGTGCTACCTATGAAACTCTTACAGCCCCCTTCAATGACTTGTCAGCTGTTGAGAAACTCTTTGAGGATAACAAGGGAGAGATAGCTGCAGTCATGCTTGAGCCTGTTGTTGGAAACTCTGGTTTCATTCCTCCTAAATCTGATTTTCTTAGTTTCCTGCGCAAAATCACCAAGGAGAACAATTCCCTTCTAATCTTTGATGAGGTTATGACTGGATTCCGTTTGGCATATGGTGGCGCTCAAGAATATTTCGGCATAACTCCTGATTTAACAACACTAGGAAAGATCATTGGTGGGGGTCTGCCTGTAGGAGCTTATGGAGGGAGGAGAGATATTATGGAGATGGTGGCACCTGCTGGACCTATGTACCAAGCCGGGACCTTGAGTGGGAACCCTTTGGCTATGACGGCAGGTATACAGACTCTGAAGCGCATTAAGGAGGCAGGAACTTATGAATATTTGGATAAAATTACAGGTGAGCTTGTTCGCGGCATCGTTGAAGCCGGGAAGAAGGCAGGCCATGCTATATGTGGTGGGCATATAAGTGGGATGTTCGGGTTTTTCTTCACAGAAGGACCTGTTTACAATTTTGCAGATGCCAAGAAGAGTGATACGGCCAAGTTTGCAAAGTTCTATTGGGGAATGTTAGCACAAGGTGTCTATTTGGCTCCTTCACAGTTTGAGGCTGGGTTCACCAGCTTGGCGCATAGCCCTGATGACATAGAAAAGACAATAGCAGCTGCAGAGAAGGTTTTCAGGGAGATCTGA
- the LOC107628934 gene encoding non-legume hemoglobin-like isoform X2, which produces MEFTEEQEALVVNSWDVLKNNSADLGLKFFLKIFSAAPAATALFSYLKDSKVPLDQNPKLKTHATIVFVMIGESAIQLRKTGKAMDESDLKHLGAVHFKFGVLHEHFQVAKKALLETIKEGAGELWSPALSNAWGVAYDHLVASIESQIK; this is translated from the exons ATGGAATTCACTGAAGAGCAAGAAGCCCTTGTTGTCAACTCATGGGATGTTCTCAAGAACAATTCTGCTGACCTTGGTCTCAAGTTTTTTTTGAA AATATTTAGTGCTGCTCCAGCAGCTACTGCATTGTTCTCATATTTGAAAGACTCAAAGGTTCCGTTGGACCAAAATCCTAAGCTCAAGACTCATGCCACCATTGTTTTTGTCATG ATTGGTGAATCAGCAATTCAACTCAGAAAAACTGGAAAAGCCATGGATGAATCTGACTTGAAACATTTAGGTGCTGTTCATTTCAAATTTGGTGTACTACATGAGCATTTCCAG GTGGCAAAGAAGGCACTGTTGGAGACAATAAAAGAAGGAGCAGGTGAATTATGGTCACCGGCACTCAGCAATGCATGGGGAGTAGCTTATGATCACCTTGTTGCATCCATTGAATctcaaattaaatga